The proteins below come from a single Pogoniulus pusillus isolate bPogPus1 chromosome 39, bPogPus1.pri, whole genome shotgun sequence genomic window:
- the SRPK1 gene encoding SRSF protein kinase 1 isoform X2, which produces MALSKTAGLCSLLSSAMGGRASCRPDTQHRGPAAQSENELPEQEEEILGSDDDEQEDPNDYCKGGYHLVKIGDLFNGRYHVIRKLGWGHFSTVWLAWDIQGKRFVAMKVVKSAEHYTETALDEIKLLKSVRNSDPNDPSKERVVQLLDDFKISGVNGSHICMVFEVLGHHLLKWIIKSNYQGLPLPCVKKIIKQVLQGLDYLHTKCRIIHTDIKPENILLCVNDQYIRRLAAEATEWQRSGAPPPSGSAVSTAPQPKPADKMSKNKKKKLKKKQKRQAELLEKRMQEIEEMEKEASPGQTQPEEEEEAQSPLEMLIKVSPPEENVSKNTAEVVAQEQSILMESSMEKCMTEINCNGVLAMTDCPASSNQGSVRLQDDLHNANDCGDRSGAQEEETFHSCHCGQQNGEVENRPQEAMSDSLVPLASEDSMVCQPTSHEEQMNHLQESIRTETPSEDENENNNPADNKGKSTAGNFLLNPLEPKNADKLKVKIADLGNACWVHKHFTEDIQTRQYRSLEVLIGSGYNTPADIWSTACMAFELATGDYLFEPHSGEDYSRDEDHIALIIELLGKIPRKLILAGKYSKEFFTKKGDLKHITKLKPWGLFEVLVEKYEWSQEEAAAFTDFLLPMLELIPEKRATAAECLRHPWLNS; this is translated from the exons ATGGCTCTTTCGAAAACGGCTGGGCTGTGCTCGCTGCTCTCCTCAGCCATGGGCGGCCGCGCTTCCTGCAG ACCTGACACTCAGCACCGGGGCCCTGCTGCTCAGTCAGAGAATGAGCTgccagagcaagaggaggagatcCTGGGATCCGATGACGATGAACAGGAGGATCCGAATGACTACTGTAAAG GTGGTTATCACCTTGTGAAAATAGGAGACCTCTTCAACGGACGCTACCATGTGATTCGGAAGCTGGGATGGGGCCACTTCTCCACTGTGTGGCTGGCTTGGGATATCCA AGGGAAGAGATTTGtggcaatgaaggtggtgaagagTGCAGAGCACTACACAGAAACAGCACTGGATgagatcaagctgctaaaatCG gTCCGCAACAGTGATCCGAACGATCCAAGTAAAGAGAGAGTTGTGCAGTTATTAGATGACTTCAAGATTTCAGGGGTTAATGGTTCAC ATATCTGTATGGTGTTTGAGGTTCTAGGACATCATCTCCTGAAGTGGATCATCAAATCAAATTATCAGGGGCTTCCACTGCCTTGTGTCAAAAAGATCATCAAGCAG gttCTCCAGGGTCTGGACTACCTGCACACCAAGTGTCGAATCATCCACACAGACATCAAGCCTGAGAACATTCTGCTGTGTGTCAACGATCAGTACATCcgcaggctggctgcagaggccaCGGAGTGGCAGAGGTCTGGGGCTCCTCCACCATCTGGCTCTGCAG tGAGCACTGCACCACAGCCTAAACCG GCTGACAAAATGtcaaagaacaagaaaaagaagttgaaaaagaagcagaaacGCCAGGCTGAGCTGTTAGAGAAGAGGATGCAAGAGAtagaggagatggagaaggaagcAAGTCCTGGGCAGAcacagcctgaagaggaggaagaagctcAGAGCCCTCTGGAAATGCTTATTAAAGTGAGCCCACCAGAGGAAAATGTCAGCAAAAATACAG ctgaggtggTTGCTCAGGAGCAATCTATTctgatggaaagcagcatgGAAAAATGCATGACAGAAATCAACTGCAATGGAGTGCTAGCAATGACAGACTGCCCAGCCTCCAGCAACCAGGGCTCCGTGCGGCTGCAGGACGACCTCCACAACGCCAATGACTGCGGTGACCGCTCTGGCGCCCAGGAGGAGGAGACCTTCCACAGCTGCCACTGCGGCCAGCAGAACGGAGAGGTGGAGAACAGGCCTCAGGAAGCGATGTCGGACTCGTTGGTGCCCTTGGCCTCAGAAGATTCCATGGTGTGTCAGCCTACCTCCCACGAGGAGCAGATGAACCACTTGCAGGAGAGCATCCGGACAGAGACCCCCTCAGAGGATGAGAATGAGAATAACAACCCTGCAGACAACAAAG GAAAATCAACTGCTGGGAATTTCCTTCTTAATCCCCTTGAGCCCAAGAATGCAGATAAGCTCAAAGTGAAGATAGCTGACCTAGGAAATGCCTGCTGGGTG CACAAGCACTTCACTGAAGACATCCAGACCAGGCAATACagatccttggaggtgttgataGGGTCAGGGTACAACACCCCTGCAGacatctggagcacagcctgcatG gCCTTTGAGTTAGCAACAGGAGACTACCTGTTCGAGCCTCACTCTGGGGAGGACTACTCACGGGATGAAG ATCACATTGCATTGATCATAGAACTTCTGGGGAAGATACCTCGCAAGCTCATCCTGGCAGGAAAATATTCCAAGGAGTTTTTCACCAAAAAAG GTGATCTGAAGCACATCACCAAACTGAAACCTTGGGGCCTTTTTGAAGTCTTGGTGGAAAAATACGAGTGGTCCCAAGAGGAGGCAGCTGCATTCACAGACTTCTTATTGCCTATGCTGGAGCTGATCCCGGAGAAACGAGCTACAGCAGCAGAGTGTCTCAGGCACCCCTGGCTGAACTCCTAG
- the SRPK1 gene encoding SRSF protein kinase 1 isoform X1 has translation MLRPALPGVAQGVGAERMRGVYPRLPALAAMERKVLALQARKKRTKAKKDKAQRKPDTQHRGPAAQSENELPEQEEEILGSDDDEQEDPNDYCKGGYHLVKIGDLFNGRYHVIRKLGWGHFSTVWLAWDIQGKRFVAMKVVKSAEHYTETALDEIKLLKSVRNSDPNDPSKERVVQLLDDFKISGVNGSHICMVFEVLGHHLLKWIIKSNYQGLPLPCVKKIIKQVLQGLDYLHTKCRIIHTDIKPENILLCVNDQYIRRLAAEATEWQRSGAPPPSGSAVSTAPQPKPADKMSKNKKKKLKKKQKRQAELLEKRMQEIEEMEKEASPGQTQPEEEEEAQSPLEMLIKVSPPEENVSKNTAEVVAQEQSILMESSMEKCMTEINCNGVLAMTDCPASSNQGSVRLQDDLHNANDCGDRSGAQEEETFHSCHCGQQNGEVENRPQEAMSDSLVPLASEDSMVCQPTSHEEQMNHLQESIRTETPSEDENENNNPADNKGKSTAGNFLLNPLEPKNADKLKVKIADLGNACWVHKHFTEDIQTRQYRSLEVLIGSGYNTPADIWSTACMAFELATGDYLFEPHSGEDYSRDEDHIALIIELLGKIPRKLILAGKYSKEFFTKKGDLKHITKLKPWGLFEVLVEKYEWSQEEAAAFTDFLLPMLELIPEKRATAAECLRHPWLNS, from the exons ACCTGACACTCAGCACCGGGGCCCTGCTGCTCAGTCAGAGAATGAGCTgccagagcaagaggaggagatcCTGGGATCCGATGACGATGAACAGGAGGATCCGAATGACTACTGTAAAG GTGGTTATCACCTTGTGAAAATAGGAGACCTCTTCAACGGACGCTACCATGTGATTCGGAAGCTGGGATGGGGCCACTTCTCCACTGTGTGGCTGGCTTGGGATATCCA AGGGAAGAGATTTGtggcaatgaaggtggtgaagagTGCAGAGCACTACACAGAAACAGCACTGGATgagatcaagctgctaaaatCG gTCCGCAACAGTGATCCGAACGATCCAAGTAAAGAGAGAGTTGTGCAGTTATTAGATGACTTCAAGATTTCAGGGGTTAATGGTTCAC ATATCTGTATGGTGTTTGAGGTTCTAGGACATCATCTCCTGAAGTGGATCATCAAATCAAATTATCAGGGGCTTCCACTGCCTTGTGTCAAAAAGATCATCAAGCAG gttCTCCAGGGTCTGGACTACCTGCACACCAAGTGTCGAATCATCCACACAGACATCAAGCCTGAGAACATTCTGCTGTGTGTCAACGATCAGTACATCcgcaggctggctgcagaggccaCGGAGTGGCAGAGGTCTGGGGCTCCTCCACCATCTGGCTCTGCAG tGAGCACTGCACCACAGCCTAAACCG GCTGACAAAATGtcaaagaacaagaaaaagaagttgaaaaagaagcagaaacGCCAGGCTGAGCTGTTAGAGAAGAGGATGCAAGAGAtagaggagatggagaaggaagcAAGTCCTGGGCAGAcacagcctgaagaggaggaagaagctcAGAGCCCTCTGGAAATGCTTATTAAAGTGAGCCCACCAGAGGAAAATGTCAGCAAAAATACAG ctgaggtggTTGCTCAGGAGCAATCTATTctgatggaaagcagcatgGAAAAATGCATGACAGAAATCAACTGCAATGGAGTGCTAGCAATGACAGACTGCCCAGCCTCCAGCAACCAGGGCTCCGTGCGGCTGCAGGACGACCTCCACAACGCCAATGACTGCGGTGACCGCTCTGGCGCCCAGGAGGAGGAGACCTTCCACAGCTGCCACTGCGGCCAGCAGAACGGAGAGGTGGAGAACAGGCCTCAGGAAGCGATGTCGGACTCGTTGGTGCCCTTGGCCTCAGAAGATTCCATGGTGTGTCAGCCTACCTCCCACGAGGAGCAGATGAACCACTTGCAGGAGAGCATCCGGACAGAGACCCCCTCAGAGGATGAGAATGAGAATAACAACCCTGCAGACAACAAAG GAAAATCAACTGCTGGGAATTTCCTTCTTAATCCCCTTGAGCCCAAGAATGCAGATAAGCTCAAAGTGAAGATAGCTGACCTAGGAAATGCCTGCTGGGTG CACAAGCACTTCACTGAAGACATCCAGACCAGGCAATACagatccttggaggtgttgataGGGTCAGGGTACAACACCCCTGCAGacatctggagcacagcctgcatG gCCTTTGAGTTAGCAACAGGAGACTACCTGTTCGAGCCTCACTCTGGGGAGGACTACTCACGGGATGAAG ATCACATTGCATTGATCATAGAACTTCTGGGGAAGATACCTCGCAAGCTCATCCTGGCAGGAAAATATTCCAAGGAGTTTTTCACCAAAAAAG GTGATCTGAAGCACATCACCAAACTGAAACCTTGGGGCCTTTTTGAAGTCTTGGTGGAAAAATACGAGTGGTCCCAAGAGGAGGCAGCTGCATTCACAGACTTCTTATTGCCTATGCTGGAGCTGATCCCGGAGAAACGAGCTACAGCAGCAGAGTGTCTCAGGCACCCCTGGCTGAACTCCTAG